One genomic window of Corvus moneduloides isolate bCorMon1 chromosome 14, bCorMon1.pri, whole genome shotgun sequence includes the following:
- the HPRT1 gene encoding hypoxanthine-guanine phosphoribosyltransferase, whose product MATPSPCIVIGDDEQGYDLDLFCIPKHYADDLEKVYIPHGLIMDRTERLAREIMKGMGGHHIVALCVLKGGYKFFADLLDYIKALNRNSDKSIPMTVDFIRLKSYCNDQSTGDIKVIGGDDLSTLTGKNVLIVEDIIDTGKTMKTLLSLLKQYNPKTVKVASLLVKRTPRSVGYRPDFVGFEVPDKFVVGYALDYNEYFRDLNHICVISETGKQKYKA is encoded by the exons ATGGCGACCCCCAGCCCCTGCATCGTG attGGTGATGATGAACAAGGTTACGACCTGGATTTGTTCTGCATACCTAAACATTATGCAGATGATTTGGAAAAAGTCTATATTCCTCATGGGCTCATCATGGACAG GACAGAGAGACTGGCACGAGAAATTATGAAGGGCATGGGAGGACACCACATTGTGGCACTCTGTGTACTCAAGGGTGGCTATAAATTTTTTGCTGATTTATTAGACTACATCAAAGCCCTGAACAGAAACAGTGACAAATCAATCCCCATGACAGTCGACTTCATTAGGTTGAAGAGTTATTGT AATGATCAGTCAACTGGAGATATCAAAGTCATTGGGGGAGATGACCTCTCAACCTTGACTGGAAAG AATGTTTTGATCGTAGAA gataTAATTGATACTGGTAAAACAATGAAAACGTTGCTCTCTCTACTTAAACAGTACAATCCAAAGACGGTGAAGGTAGCCAG TTTGTTGGTAAAAAGAACTCCTCGAAGTGTGGGATATCGGCCAGACT TTGTTGGATTCGAAGTGCCAGACAAATTTGTTGTGGGATACGCCCTAGATTATAATGAATACTTTAGAGATTTGAAC catATCTGTGTGATCAGTGAGACGGGGAAGCAGAAGTACAAAGCATGA